The following are from one region of the Siniperca chuatsi isolate FFG_IHB_CAS linkage group LG13, ASM2008510v1, whole genome shotgun sequence genome:
- the LOC122886432 gene encoding phospholipid phosphatase-related protein type 5-like, translating to MLYFQVVILAATVMLVYYCEFTDTFSPAQQGFICRDPTLTKPDPGPEQDSRIQPVILYSVVGGLPVVLISGVELVIFLLHYNSNNLYDQEKVVVMGDCCYVNPMVRRTFRFLGVYVFGLFTTDVFVNAGQLVTGNLAPHFLSVCQPNYTALGCQDTVHFVSQSDACTGDPDDIMRARKTFPSKEAALSLYTAVYLAMYVMSCVGSSGGHLTGPLLSLSLVSLAVLTGINRVAEYRNHCSDVIAGQAIGGAIAVFLVVFVVQYFKKRPVISQSTSDAGTANTDEASPQINHTMETSDKYIVTQSPGFFTEIT from the exons ATGTTGTACTTCCAGGTGGTGATTTTGGCAGCTACAGTGATGCTGGTTTACTACTGTGAGTTCACTGACACTTTCAGTCCGGCACAGCAGGGCTTCATCTGCAGAGACCCAACTTTAACTAAGCCAGATCCTGGACCTGAACAGGACAGCCGCATACAGCCCGTAATTCTGTACTCTGTGGTGGGTGGACTGCCTGTTGTACTG ATTTCAGGTGTAGAGCTAGTTATCTTCCTCCTTCACTACAACTCAAACAACCTGTACGACCAAGAGAAGGTTGTTGTCATGGGTGACTGTTGCTACGTGAACCCCATGGTGCGCAGGACCTTCCGTTTCCTCG GTGTGTATGTTTTCGGTCTGTTTACAACAGACGTCTTTGTCAACGCAGGTCAGCTGGTCACAGGAAATCTGGctcctcacttcctgtctgtttgccAGCCCAATTACACTGCCCTTGGCTGCCAGGACACGGTACACTTTGTCAGCCAGTCAGATGCTTGTACTGGTGatcctgatgacatcatgaGAGCCAGAAAGACTTTCCCCTCCAAAGAGGCTGCACTGAGTCTGTACACAGCTGTTTACCTGGCA ATGTATGTCATGTCCTGTGTCGGTTCCAGTGGAGGTCATCTGACTGGCCCCCTCCTCAGTCTCTCATTGGTCAGCCTGGCTGTGCTAACAGGCATCAACAGAGTGGCCGAGTACCGAAACCACTGCAGTGATGTCATTGCAGGACAAGCCATTGGGGGAGCTATTGCTGTCTTTCTG gTGGTGTTTGTGgttcaatattttaaaaagagacCTGTGATTTCTCAGAGTACCTCAGATGCAGGAACAGCAAACACTGATGAGGCTTCACCCCAAATTAATCACACCATGGAAAccagtgacaaatacattgttaCACAG AGCCCAGGATTCTTCACAGAAATCACATGA